Within Bacillus sp. Marseille-Q1617, the genomic segment ACGTTCTGGTGCGGCGGTTTCTGGACCGATCCCACTACCGACAGAAAAGTCTGTTTACACAATCTTACGTGCTGTGCACAAATACAAAGATTCTCGTGAGCAATTCGAGATGCGTACACACAAACGCTTAATCGACATTGTGAACCCGACACCACAGACAGTTGATGCGCTTATGCGTTTAGACTTACCATCTGGTGTAGATATCGAAATCAAACTTTAATCTTATAAAAACAAATTAACAGGAGGTGTGACTTATGACCAAAGGAATCTTAGGAAGAAAGATCGGTATGACTCAAGTTTTTGCTGAAAACGGTGATCTTATCCCGGTAACAGTTATCGAAGCTGCTCAAAACGTTGTTCTTCAAAAGAAAACTACTGAAGTTGATGGCTATGAAGCGATCCAAGTAGGTTTCGAAGACAAACGCGACAAGCTTTCTAACAAACCGGCGAAAGGCCATGTTGCTAAAGCTGAAACTGCTCCTAAGCGCTTCATCCGTGAAATCCGCGGTGTAAACGTAGAAGAGTACGAAGTTGGTCAAGAAGTCAAAGTTGATATTTTCGCTGCAGGCGATGTAGTAGATGTAACAGGAGTATCGAAAGGGAAAGGTTTCCAAGGTGCTATCAAGCGTCATAACCAATCTCGCGGACCTATGTCCCACGGTTCCCGTTATCACCGTCGTCCTGGTTCAATGGGTCCTGTCGATCCGAACCGTGTATTCAAAGGTAAATTACTACCTGGACGTATGGGCGGAGAACAAATTACGATTCAAAACCTTGAAATCGTAAAAGTGGATGCAGAACGCAACCTTATCTTAGTTAAAGGTAATGTACCTGGACCTAAGAAACAACTGATCAAAGTAAAAACAGCTATCAAAGCAGCTAAATAATAGAACTTTCCAGGAAAGGAGGAAATAAGAATGCCGAAAGTAGCATTATTTAACCAAACAGGTTCTAAAGTCGGTGATATCGAACTTAATGATTCTGTATTTGGTATCGAACCAAATAAACATGTACTGTTTGAAGCAGTATTAATGCAAAGAGCTTCATTACGTCAAGGAAATCATAAAGTAAAAAATCGTTCTGAAGTACGTGGCGGTGGGCGTAAGCCTTGGCGTCAAAAGGGAACAGGCCGTGCTCGTCAAGGGTCAATCCGTTCTCCACAATGGCGCGGTGGTGGTACTGTATTTGGACCAGTTCCACGCAGCTACAGCTACAAATTACCTAAGAAAGTTCGTCGCTTAGCGATCAAATCTGCTCTTTCTTCTAAAGTAGTGGAAGAGAACATCTTGGTATTAGAAGCATTATCATTTGATGCTCCAAAAACAAAGGAATTTGCTAACGTTCTTAAAGGTCTTTCACTTAACGCTAAAACATTAGTCGTTACTGATGGTCTTGACGAAAACGTAGCACTTTCAGCTCGTAACATCCCTGGTGTAACAGTCGTTCCTGCAGATGGAATCAGCGTTCTTGATGTATTAGGACATGACAAACTAGTGATGACTAAATCAGCTGTTGAAAAAGTAGAGGAGGTGCTTGCATAATGGATGTACGTGAAATCATTAAGCGCCCCGTAATTACAGAAGCTTCTACAGATCTTATGTCTGAGAAAAAGTATACGTTCGAAGTTGATACTAGAGCGAACAAAACTCAAGTTAAAGACGCTGTTGAAGAAATCTTTGACGTAAAAGTCGAAAAAGTTAACATCATGAACTACAAAGGTAAGTTCAAACGTATGGGCAAACACGCTGGTTACACTAACAAGCGTCGTAAAGCAATCGTTAAACTTTCTGCTGACAGTAAAGAAATCGAATTCTTTGAAGTATAATTCACTTAATTAAGAAGAGGAGGGAAAAACATGGCGATTAAAAAGTATAAACCTACCTCTAATGGTCGTCGCGGTATGACTTCATCTGATTTCGCTGAAATCACTACGGATTCTCCGGAAAAGTCACTTTTAGCACCCCTGCACAAAAAGGGTGGCCGTAACAACCAAGGTAAGTTAACAGTTCGTCATCAAGGCGGCGGTCATAAGCGTCAATACCGTATCATCGACTTCAAACGTGATAAAGATGGTATACCAGGACGCGTTGCTACGATCGAATACGATCCAAACCGCTCTGCAAATATTGCACTAATCAACTACGCTGATGGAGAAAAGCGTTACATCCTTGCACCTAAGTCAATCGAAGTAGGTATGGAAGTAATGTCTGGACCAGAAGCAGATATCAAAACAGGTAATGCGTTACCACTTATCAACATCCCTGTTGGTACAGTAGTACACAATATCGAACTTAAACCAGGTAAAGGTGGACAGCTGGTACGTTCTGCTGGTACATCTGCACAAGTACTTGGTAAAGAAGGTAAATACGTTCTTGTACGTCTAAACTCTGGTGAGACTCGTATGATTCTTTCTGCTTGCCGCGCTACAGTAGGTCAAGTTGGAAATGAACAGCACGAACTTATCAACATCGGTAAAGCTGGACGTTCTCGCTGGTTAGGCAAGCGCCCAACGGTTCGTGGTTCTGTCATGAACCCTAACGATCACCCACACGGTGGTGGTGAAGGACGTGCGCCAATCGGACGTAAATCACCAATGTCTCCATGGGGCAAACCTACTCTTGGATACAAGACACGTAAGAAGAACAACAAATCAGATAAATTTATTGTGCGTCGTCGCAAAAAATAACGGGGTTGAACTACGGTTCGTTCACAGAGCCGTAGACCAATCACGAAGGGAGGTTCAAACATGGGTCGTAGCTTAAAAAAGGGACCTTTTGTTGATGATCATTTAATGAATAAGATCGAAAAATTGAACGAAACTGAAGGCAAACAAGTTGTTAAGACTTGGTCTCGCCGTTCAACGATCTTCCCAGCATTCATCGGTCACACTATCGCAGTTTACGATGGTCGTAAACATGTACCTGTATACGTCACTGAAGACATGGTAGGACACAAGCTTGGTGAATTCGCACCATCTCGTACTTACAAAGGTCATGCAAGTGATGATAAGAAAACAAGACGCTAATTGAGAGGAGGGTATCCTAATGCAAGCAAAAGCTGTTGCTAGAACAGTACGTATTGCTCCTCGTAAAGTACGTTTAGTCGTTGATCTAATCCGAGGTAAGCAAGTTGGAGAAGCAGTTGCGATTCTTAATCACACGCCTAAGGCAGCTTCACCAGTCGTTGAAAAAGTACTTAAATCTGCTATCGCAAACGCAGAGCATAACTATGACATGGATATTAACAGCCTTATCGTTACTGAGGCTTATGTAAATGAAGGACCAACACTTAAACGTTTCCGTCCACGTGCGATGGGTCGTGCAAGTCAAATCAACAAACGTACAAGTCACATTACACTTGTAGTATCAGAAAAGAAGGAGGGATAATCCGTGGGTCAAAAAGTACATCCGGTCGGACTTCGTGTCGGTATAATTCGTGATTGGGAGTCTAAATGGTACGCAGACAAAGATTACGCTACACTTTTACACGAAGACTTAAAAGTACGTGAATATATTGCAAAACGTTTAGTAGACGCATCTGTTTCTAAAGTAGAAATCGAACGCGCTGCAAACCGTATCAACATTACTGTTCATACAGCTAAACCTGGTATGGTTATCGGTAAAGGTGGTACTGAAGTTGAAGCTCTTCGTAAAGCTCTTAACGAACTGACTTCAAAACGTGTACACATCAACATCGTTGAAATCAAAAGAGCTGACGTTGATGCTAAGTTAGTAGCAGAAAACATTGCTCGTCAATTAGAAAACCGTGTTTCATTCCGTCGTGCTCAAAAGCAAGCGATCCAACGTGCGATGCGTGCTGGTGCAAAAGGAATCAAAACACAGGTATCTGGTCGTCTAGGCGGAGCTGACATCGCTCGTGCTGAACATTATAGTGAAGGTACTGTTCCACTTCATACTCTACGCGC encodes:
- the rplV gene encoding 50S ribosomal protein L22 gives rise to the protein MQAKAVARTVRIAPRKVRLVVDLIRGKQVGEAVAILNHTPKAASPVVEKVLKSAIANAEHNYDMDINSLIVTEAYVNEGPTLKRFRPRAMGRASQINKRTSHITLVVSEKKEG
- the rplC gene encoding 50S ribosomal protein L3; this translates as MTKGILGRKIGMTQVFAENGDLIPVTVIEAAQNVVLQKKTTEVDGYEAIQVGFEDKRDKLSNKPAKGHVAKAETAPKRFIREIRGVNVEEYEVGQEVKVDIFAAGDVVDVTGVSKGKGFQGAIKRHNQSRGPMSHGSRYHRRPGSMGPVDPNRVFKGKLLPGRMGGEQITIQNLEIVKVDAERNLILVKGNVPGPKKQLIKVKTAIKAAK
- the rplD gene encoding 50S ribosomal protein L4, encoding MPKVALFNQTGSKVGDIELNDSVFGIEPNKHVLFEAVLMQRASLRQGNHKVKNRSEVRGGGRKPWRQKGTGRARQGSIRSPQWRGGGTVFGPVPRSYSYKLPKKVRRLAIKSALSSKVVEENILVLEALSFDAPKTKEFANVLKGLSLNAKTLVVTDGLDENVALSARNIPGVTVVPADGISVLDVLGHDKLVMTKSAVEKVEEVLA
- the rpsS gene encoding 30S ribosomal protein S19, which encodes MGRSLKKGPFVDDHLMNKIEKLNETEGKQVVKTWSRRSTIFPAFIGHTIAVYDGRKHVPVYVTEDMVGHKLGEFAPSRTYKGHASDDKKTRR
- the rpsJ gene encoding 30S ribosomal protein S10 → MAKQKIRIRLKAYDHRILDQSAEKIVETAKRSGAAVSGPIPLPTEKSVYTILRAVHKYKDSREQFEMRTHKRLIDIVNPTPQTVDALMRLDLPSGVDIEIKL
- the rplW gene encoding 50S ribosomal protein L23, yielding MMDVREIIKRPVITEASTDLMSEKKYTFEVDTRANKTQVKDAVEEIFDVKVEKVNIMNYKGKFKRMGKHAGYTNKRRKAIVKLSADSKEIEFFEV
- the rpsC gene encoding 30S ribosomal protein S3 — protein: MGQKVHPVGLRVGIIRDWESKWYADKDYATLLHEDLKVREYIAKRLVDASVSKVEIERAANRINITVHTAKPGMVIGKGGTEVEALRKALNELTSKRVHINIVEIKRADVDAKLVAENIARQLENRVSFRRAQKQAIQRAMRAGAKGIKTQVSGRLGGADIARAEHYSEGTVPLHTLRADIDYAHEEADTTYGKLGVKVWIYRGEVLPTRKKSEEGGK
- the rplB gene encoding 50S ribosomal protein L2, which translates into the protein MAIKKYKPTSNGRRGMTSSDFAEITTDSPEKSLLAPLHKKGGRNNQGKLTVRHQGGGHKRQYRIIDFKRDKDGIPGRVATIEYDPNRSANIALINYADGEKRYILAPKSIEVGMEVMSGPEADIKTGNALPLINIPVGTVVHNIELKPGKGGQLVRSAGTSAQVLGKEGKYVLVRLNSGETRMILSACRATVGQVGNEQHELINIGKAGRSRWLGKRPTVRGSVMNPNDHPHGGGEGRAPIGRKSPMSPWGKPTLGYKTRKKNNKSDKFIVRRRKK